One Streptomyces sp. NBC_00102 DNA segment encodes these proteins:
- a CDS encoding LysE family transporter: MSAALVAGLLAGYGIAVPVGAVAAYLVALTARTSPRVGSGAALGVATADGLYALVATAGGSALAPLLAPVTQPLRWASAAVLAALACRGAVAAVRDHRARQDPVGGPGRRPVGPLRAYLALLGITLLNPVTVVYFTALVLAGRGAAEPGAGEQAVFVLAAFAASATWQLLLVGGGALLGRVLTGPRGRLCTALVSSAVIVGLAAHLLLTPP, translated from the coding sequence GTGAGCGCGGCGCTGGTCGCGGGGCTGCTGGCCGGCTACGGCATCGCCGTGCCGGTGGGAGCGGTCGCGGCCTACCTCGTCGCCCTCACCGCGCGGACCTCGCCGCGAGTGGGCTCCGGAGCCGCCCTGGGCGTCGCGACCGCGGACGGCCTCTACGCCCTGGTCGCCACGGCCGGAGGCTCGGCCCTCGCCCCGCTCCTCGCACCGGTCACCCAGCCCCTGCGATGGGCCTCGGCCGCTGTCCTCGCGGCGCTGGCGTGCCGGGGCGCGGTGGCGGCCGTACGCGACCACCGTGCGCGGCAGGACCCCGTCGGCGGCCCCGGGCGGAGGCCGGTGGGCCCGTTGCGGGCGTACCTCGCGCTGCTGGGCATCACGCTGCTGAACCCGGTCACCGTCGTGTACTTCACCGCCCTGGTGCTCGCGGGCCGGGGCGCCGCCGAGCCGGGGGCCGGTGAGCAGGCCGTGTTCGTCCTGGCCGCCTTCGCCGCTTCCGCCACCTGGCAGCTGCTGCTCGTGGGCGGCGGAGCTCTGCTGGGACGCGTACTCACCGGGCCGCGCGGCCGTCTCTGCACCGCCCTGGTCTCCAGCGCCGTGATCGTCGGCCTCGCCGCCCATCTGCTCCTCACCCCGCCGTGA